GGAGAATTACAGCGCCGGAGCCACGGAAAAACGCCGCGGCAACCGGGACGGAAAAACCACCTACGCCCCGGACGCAATGCTCCGGGAAACGCTGGAATTCATGGAGAAAAACCGGAACAGGCCCATGTTCATTTTCTTCTCCACCAATCTTCCGCACGGCCCCGTGGACATCCCGCCTGCGGAAAATACGTATGCCGGCCATCCGGAGATACGCAAGGCTTACGCGGACGCCTCCGGCCCCAACAGGGAGTGCGCCGGAGCGGCGGAGGAATACGCCTCCATGGTGGGCAAGCTGGACAAGCAGGTTGGGGCCATCGTGGCGCAGGTCCGCAGGCTGGGACTGGAAAAACGCACCATGATCATCTTTGCCTCCGACAACGGGCATGAACTCTATTACCGGACGGACAAGAGCCGCGGACGCGGGCTCAACTGCCACGGCGGCGTGCTGGACGGCACCGGGGAGGTACTGGACGTTTTCCGCGGCAGCCGCGGACGCACCAGCCCGGACGGAAGCATGGTCAATATGGCCGGGCTGAAATGGACCAATCATGAAGGGGGCATCCGCGTCCCCATGATCATCTCCTGGCCCGGCACCGTTCCGGCAGGGAAAACCTGCCATGCCCTCACCGCCAATTACGACCACATGGCCGCCTTTGCCGAGCTTGCCGGTGTCCCCATGCCTGCGAGGAAAGATGCCGTCTCTTATGGAAAATCACTGTTCGGCAAACAGGCCGCGCCGCGCAGCCATGTAGTCGTGGACCGCACCATCATCACCGGGGACGGATGGAAGCTCACCAACCAGCGGGGAAAATGGCTTTTATTCCAAATAAGCGCGGACCCGGAGGAAAGGCGCAACCTGGCGGAAACGCACACGGAGCGCCTCCGGCAGCTCCAGGCCATTTACCGCAGGGAAGTGGGAAGCCCGCGGAAAGACAAGTAAGGCAGCCGCCCGGAGTTCGCGCTGTTGCGCAAGCCATTCCGCGCCGCGTGCTTTTGCTGGTTGAAACTTGCGCCCCCAGCATGTAGAGTCCCCCGGTGAACAAAAAAAAACCATCCTCCCGCCAGACCGCCCTGAATTGCCTGATGCGCTGGCATGAAGGCCACTCCTTTGCGGAAACCCTTGTGGACCGGGAATGTTCACGGGCGCAGCTTTCCCCGGCGGACAGGCATCTGGTGCAGGCCCTGGTCTTCGGCGTGCTGCGCAACCGGACCTGGCTGGACCACGTGATCGACTCCCTGCGGCAAGGCCGGCTGGACCTGGAAATGCGCCTCATCCTTCAGATCGGCCTGTGCCAGCTTTTCCTGCTGGGCATGGCGGACCATGCCGCCGTGTATGAAACCGTCAATCTTGCGCCGTCACGCCTGAGGGGACTGGTAAACGCCATTCTGCGCAACGCCCTGCGGCGGGAAAAAGCCATCCTGGCCGAACGGGAAAAACTTCCCCTCCCCGTTCTTTATTCCACCCCGGCGTGGCTGGTGGAACGCTGGACGCAGCAGACGGACCGGGAAACAACCCGCGACCTGCTCCGCTGGAACAACACCACGCCGCGCCTGTACGTGCGGGCCAATCCCCTGATCCCCATGAACGGCATTCCCGCCTCCCTCGCGCCTCTGGACCGCGCGCCAGGCTGGTTCTCCGTGGAAGGCCCCCTGCCGCTGGAAGATATCCAGGCCGGTTCCCTGTACGTGGCGGACCCCTCCACCCGTTACGCCATTGACCTGCTGGCTCCGCGCGCCGGGGAGGAAATCCTGGATGCCTGCGCCGCCCCCGGCGGCAAGGCCGCCGCCATCATTGCCGCCACCGGGGGAAAGGCGCTCCTGACCGCCACGGACCTTCACGAACACCGCCTGCCCACCCTTCAGGAAAACCTGGACAGGCAGGGCTCCGCTTCCGTCAAAACGGCGCAGGCGGACTGGTCCCAGCCGTGCCCTCCGGAATGGGAACGCCATTTTGACGCCGTGCTCCTGGACGTGCCCTGCTCCAACACCGGGGTCATCCAGCGCCGCGTGGACGTGCGCTGGCGCGTGACTCCGGCGGAAATCCGCCGTCTGGCCGCTCTCCAGAAATCCATTCTGGAAAACGCCTCCCGCGCCGTGAAGCCGGGCGGCAGGCTCGTCTACTCCACCTGCTCCATTGACGCGGAGGAGGACGGCCTGCTGGTCAGGGATTTTCTGCGGAACCACCCGGAATGGACGCTGAAAGAGGAAAAACTCATCCTTCCCCATCAGGAAAAATCGGACGGCGCGTATGCGGCCCTTTTGATCTGTGCTTGACCTCCGCCTTAATTTGGCAACAATGCGTCCTCCTGATTAATCTCATTCCACTATGTCCCGCAAACCCATCATTGCCGCCAACTGGAAGATGAACATCGGCCCCGCTGAAGGCGCCCAATTCATCGAAAGCTTCAAAAACCTCATTAAGGGAAAAGACGTCGCGTGCGACGCCGTCATCATCCCCCCCTTCACCACCATCCCCTCCGTGCTGAACGCCCTGGGCGGCTGCTCCTGCGCCGCCGTAGGCGCCCAGAACGTCTCCCAGCATGACAACGGGGCCTACACCGGTGAAATCTCCACCAGCATGCTGAATGAACTGGGCCTCAAGTACGTCGTGCTCGGCCACAGCGAACGCCGCCAGTACTTCGGCGAAACGGACGCCATCATCAACGCCAAGATCAAGAAGGCCATCGCCGCCGGCATCACCCCCATCTTCTGCATCGGTGAAACGAAGGACGAACGTCTGGGCGGCATCCTGGAACCCGTGCTGGAAATCCAGATCAAGGGCGGCCTCAAGGACCTCACTCCGGAAGAAGTGGCCAGCCTGGTCATCGCCTATGAACCCGTCTGGGCCATCGGCACGGGCCTGACTGCCACCTCCAAGGAAGCGCAGGAAGCCCACGCCTTCATCCGCAAGGTCATTTCCGACGTCTTCGGCGCAGATACCGCCGCCAAGGTGCGCATCCAGTACGGCGGTTCCGTGAAACCGGAAAACGTGGTGGAACTCATGGCCCAGCCGGACATTGACGGCGCCCTGGTGGGCGGCGCGTCCCTGAAGCCGGACTCCTTCGCCGCCCTGGTCACCTCCGCCAAGTAAGCGGAACCCGGACATTTCCATTTCTCCAGGCCGGTCCTTCACGGGACCGGCCTTTTTCGTTTCCCGCGCTCCGGGGAAGGCTTTTCACCCCGGACCGCAGTTTCTGCCTTTTCAAGCGGCCGCAATCGTGCATAATGGCGGGAAATCATGAAAGCCCGCTCACTCACCTCACGCAGCAAAGGTTTCACGCTCATTGAAGTTCTCGTAGTCATCGCCATCATCGCCCTGCTGGCAGGCGTCTCCTACAGCATTTACTCCCATGCCACGGAGACGGCGGCCAGAACGCGCTGCACGGACAACCTGCGCCGCATCAGTGACTGGGGCAAGGAATTCGCAGGCCAGAACGGCGGCAAGCTCCCTTCCAGCGGCATGAAGGACAGCCTCCTGACCGCCCGCGAATGCCGCAACTGGTGGGACGCCCTGGCCCCCATCGTGAACGCGGAACAGCCGGACCTGATCGCCCGGAACGACAAGGAGCCGAACATGCTGCCGGACACCTTCCGCTGCACGGGAGACAAGCGCCCGGAAATCCTCGCGGCGGAAGACGCCAACCTTCCCGCCAGTCCGGACACCATCTCCTACACCAGCTGGCTGGACAACAGGAAGGGCCGCCCCATGAACGTGGCGCGCGGCCAGGCTCTCCGGGGCAAGCCCTGGATCAGCGACGGCATCCCCATTGACGGGCGCAGCGTCATCACGGAACAGGACTTTGAGGAAATCGTGGTTCCGGCCCTGGAACGCCACCAGGGAGGCATCATGGTGCTTTACGCGGACGGGAAAATCTCCGCCGTTGAAGACCCCACGTTTGAAAAGGTCACCAAGGATTCCTGAGCCGCCTTTCTCCGCGCGCTGCGGGAAATCCCCGCGGCACGGCGCCGGGAAACCGGTGGAATTTTCTTCCCTCTCCCGCTGATTCGCCTTTACGAAGCCGGGATAATCATTAAGGTTAGCGTTCAGATGAACCAGCACGCCCCCTTTCTGCATCCGTATGATGGAATGATACCGCTGCACGTAGCCGGGTATGTGCTGGGCTCCGTCCTGCTGCTGGCCCATCTCTATGCCCTGTTGAAAAGGCGCCAGGTGCAGGCCTTCCTGCTTGCCTCCCCGCGCAACCACCTGCTGGCGCAGGTCCTGCTGGCCGTCGGCCTGTTCTGGTTCTTCCTGCTGGTGGCTCCGGAAGGACTGGGCGTCCTGAGTTACTTCCGGGTGGGGCTGGCGGAATTTGAAGGCATCCGGTGGCTGCTCCAGCTCGCATGCCCCGTGTTCCTGGTGCTGATGGTCACGCAGGTGAAAAACCTGCTCTTCCCGCGCGCGCTGGGCATCTTCGGCCTGATGGTGGCGGCCCCCCTCCTCAGCGCGGCCTTCCTTCAGGACCCTGTTACCCGGCTGCTCATCCCCGTCTGGTGCTACATCGTCATCTTCCTCTCCCTCCTCTGGATCGGCAAGCCCTACCTGTACCGGGACATGGTGAACAAAATCTGCTCCAAACCCGCCCTGTGGACGCCCCTGTGCCTGGGCGGCATGGTTTACGGAGCCGCCATCCTGCTCTGCGCCATCCTGTGGTGGTAGCAGGCGCGCCCCTTCCGGCACGCCTGCGGAGGGCAACGGGAAAACCCGCGGAACAACCTGCTTTTTCAACCCTGCTTTTTCAACCCTGCTTTTTCAACCCTGCTGCAAGAACCAGCGGCGGCTCCGCTTACACTACCATAAACCACGTTCCTTCCATGCGTTCCATTCCGTGTTTTTCCATCCTGGGCTGCATCGCCCTCTGGCTGCTTACCGTTGCCCCCTCCCTGGCGGACAAGCCCAACATTGTCCTCATCCTGGCGGATGACATGGGCTGGTCAGACCTCGGGTGCTACGGGTCGGAAATACCCACTCCGGCCCTGGACTCCCTCGCCAGGCAGGGCATGCTGGCCACCCGGTGCTACACGGCTTCCCGCTGCTCCCCTTCCCGCGCTTCCATCATGACGGGATGCGAACCCCACAAGGTGGACGTAGGGCTGCTGGACGACGACAGCGGACGCCCCGGCTACCGCGGACGCCTGAATCCGGACATTCCCACCCTGCCGGAGCTCCTGAAAAAAGCGGGCTACCGCACCTACCTTTCCGGAAAATGGCACCTGGGAAAAGTCAGGGGAACCTACCCGTGGGACCGCGGCTTCGACCGTTACCGCGGATTGCTGGGCGGCGCGGCGGACTACTACAAGCCCATGCCGGACCGCCCCTTCGGGGAAGACGGAAAACTGCTCAAGCCGGAAGACCTGCCGGAGGACTTCTACATGACGGATGACATCACCAGAACGGCCCTGGCCTACCTTGACGATGCCGCCGGAAGCAAAAAACCCTTCTTCCTTTACGTGGCGTACACGGCTCCGCACACGCCCCTCCAGGCCCCCCGGGAGGAGATAGAAAAAATGCTCCCGGCCTACAGAGGCAAATCCCCCCACGCCATTGCCTCCAAAAGGCTGGAAAAACAGAAGCAGATAGGAATCGTCCCCCCGTCCGCCAAACTGGGCATGGCAGGCAAATTCAATCCCGCGGGCTATGAAAAGGCCACTGCGGAACGCAAGGACAACCTTGCCGCATGCATGGCTACCTATGCCGCCCAAATCTCCATCATGGACCGCGGCATAGGCCGCATCCTTGCCTCCCTGGACCGCCACCGCCTCAGCGGCAACACCATCGTCATCTTCCTGTCGGACAACGGGGCAACGGCGGAAATGCCCCAGAACAACAGAAACAAGAAAACCGTTCTTCCCATCGGCCCCCTGGGGGAAGCGGGCTGCCGGGACGGGTACGGTCCCATGTGGGCCGCTGTTTCCAATACCCCCTACCGCCAGTATAAAATTGAAACCTTTGACGGGGGACTGTCCGCGCCCTTCATCATCCGCTACCCTTCCAAAATCCGTCCCGGCACGCGCTACCACTCCCCCTTCCTGCTTCAGGACATCGCGCCCACCTGCCTCACGTGGGCCACGCTCCCGGTCCCGGCCCACATGGACGGCAAGCCGCTCAACGCCTACTGGGCCAATCCCGGAAAGATTCCTCCGGCCAGGGTCTGGGACTACATCCCCAATACCTGCCCTCCCCGCACCATCTTCTGGGAACACCAGAGGAACCGCGCCGCCCTGACAAACCAGTTCAAGCTGGTGGCCCCCAACCGCGGTCCCTGGCAGGTGTACGACATCAGGGACAGGACGGAACAAAAGAACCTGGCGCCCAAGCACCAGCCGCTCATTGAGCAGATATCCGCCCGGTACAACAAGTGGGCGGCGGAAAACCATGCGGAATAACACTGCCCGGAGTTAAGAACGGGAAAACAGGCTATCTCCGCCCGTTAAAACCCACTCCCCCGCAGGCATCCCGTAGAAGCCATTCATGATAAACGGCTCCCACTTCACCCATTTGCGGCAAATTCCGTAAAAAATCCGGCCGCGGGGGCGGACGCGCCCATGATTTCCCTTCTTTTTTGTCCTGAAAATAAAACACGGCAGAACTCTGCGATTTAATAAACCGTTTCCCAAACGGAAAACCATTCATTTTTCCTAACAATTATTGGAACCGGAGAAGCATTATTATTCAAAGAAATACCGTCTTAGAATATTTCTAAATTGATAAAAACTCATTGATTGTAAATAAATTTTATTTAAACTCACATAAGAAAAGATCACTTCAATTCCTTCACCGCACTCTTCACCTCTTCAATATTCAATATGGAATATTTTTGAGAATCAACCCATAACACACCTTTAACAAGACTTATACAGCATCATCTTAATTTCAACCAATCTTTCTTCCGCTCCCTTTTATGTCCAAAGAGACTTCCTTCATCAAGAAAGCAAACCTGTTCCAGCCCATTCTGGTAGTTGTTATCTCCATCATCGGAGGAACACCCATGGAGAAAGCCAATACGGGAAAAATCGTCCTGCTTGTGATCCTTGGCGCGGCTTTCATTGTGTGGCATGTGGAATGCCAAAGGCTGATCAACAGGCGGAGGGAGGAAAAAGAGCATACCTGCACGCTGAAAAACAGGAGCGCCGCCCTTTACAAAAAGACATACGCCTCGCTGAGCGGAGAATATGAGCACTTCGCCAACAGGCTGAACGGCGGTGCCTGCGGAGAGAGCAAGACGGACGGTTCCCGCGGAACGGCGGAGAGCTTCAACGGCGCCTGCCAGTTCCTGTGCTCCACGATTGCGGCGGCGCTGGCCGAATACAAGAATTCCCTCATCTTTGAAGTGCTTTATATCCAGGCGGAACGGCAGGAGGGCCAAACCTTCCTGCGCGTCACGGGCTACGCGCAGGGAGAGCACAATAACGACACCCCCTCCCTGCTGGCCCAGCCTCCGCGCCCCGTGACCGGAGCCCCCTCCATGCTGGACGAACAATTATTCACGGAACGCCGTCTCAGCCCGCTGGTTCTCTCCGGTCCCGGAGAAGTGAGGCGAAGCTTCTACCGGAAGCGCAACCAGCCCCCGGAGGAAAAATACATGCAGTACCTCGCCATTCCCGTCCTGAGCCGGAGGAATGAAATCATCGGGCTCATTGAAGTGGCCATCAAGAAAACGCCGTTCATCTCCCCCGTGGTCATGCTGGAAGCCCATGAACTGGCGGACATCAACTCATGGCTGTACCATCTGAAAGACCATTTCCTGCTGTTCCATGAAATAGAACGCGCCGTCCGGCACGACTTTCCTTAAAAATAACCTTCCGGCCCACAGGCCGGAGCCATCTTCAAGGTACAGTTCCCGGAGAGTTTTGCTCGCGGATAAACTCCATGGCTTCTCCCGTATCCACAAAATCCAGAACCCAGAAATTCACGCGCCGCGCATAAAGACGCCACAACGCTTCCGAGCGGCCACGCAGTACTTTTAACACATTCGTCTTTTCCGCGTTTTCAATCATGGGAACAAGCGTGGAAACAAAATGGTTGACTATCAGAAGTCCATTAGTGGGAAGCCCCCTGTTCAGCGTATTGGCCATCCGGTTTGCGGCAGCGGCCTTCCATGGAGTTTCCACGCAGTATTTCCAGACGGGCATGGGCCAGTTTCCTTCTCCATCAGGCCTGTCCGTCATCACTACCAGGCGGCGCCCGGTCTTCCGCATTTCCCCCAGGGTGGGCCATCTCTGTTGTACAGGAGCAGGGGCGCAATACTTCGCCATTCCCGCCTTTTCAAACGCTCTTCTCACTTCTTCATTATCCGCATAGGATTCCAGGATCAGAGTCACCACGGCACGGGGATGCCCTTCCAAATAAACGCGTACATGGCCCAGGGCATCCTGCAGGGAGATAGAACCCGGAAAAAACAATTTTCCATTCCCGTGCCTGAGCACCAGCTCCCCGTCCTTCTTCCAAACGTCCCACATCTGGGCGTGAACCCCTGCCTCCAACTGTTCCGGAATATTCCAATTCTGATTGGGGCACCACCAACCGTCGCGGCTGTTGCTCATGGCATTGTGGGCGCAGAGCCAGGTCACGCCGTCGTACGGCACGTCATCCGGCAATTCCAGAGGCCATGAATCGGCCCATGCAGCCATGGCCAGCATCCAGACGACAGCAACCGTTTTCCCTCCCCATTTCCACGCCGCTCCGGCAGGAGCTGAAAATCTTAACAAGAACCTTAAAATAAACATTTTCATTCACTGAAAATTCATCTTTCCGCTTTCTTCGGATATCCCACATAACGGGAGGGACGGACAAGCCGCGGAAAATATTAAATAACGGCATCAGCCGTTCTCTCATACGCATTCAGCATGCACACCCAATTGCGGGCAAGAATACTCCGTAAAAGGAAACTCCGCAAGGAACTATTCCCCGCGGAGTTTCAAAGGATGGAAAATGAATGGTACTTGGACCGGGACTCGAACCCGGGACCAATAGATTAAAAGTCTACTGCTCTACCAACTGAGCTACCCAAGCACTTACCCTTGCTGGAAGGGCGGAGGCAGTAAACACCACGCCTTCTTTCATGGCAAGCGCAAAATGGAAGACGGACAAAAAAAGATCAGGATTCCATGTATTCCTGCCACCGGGCGCGCCATTCAGCAGGAATGCGCGTGGGGCGCCCCTGGGGCATCTGCACCAGGGCAAGCTGCTGATGGGCTTTTACCAGCAGGTCGTTGTTGGAAGCGCGGCGCATTTCAAAATCGCACCAGAACGAGGCCCTCTCCACGGATTGCAGCCACCCCGTCGTGACAATGGTATCCCCCAGCACGGCAGGGCGCACGTAGTTGATCTCATGGCGCACCACCACGGCGAACTGCTGGCGGCCGCCCATGGTTTTATAGTCCATCCCCAGCTTTGCTCCCAGCTTGGTGCGGCAGGCTTCAATCATCCGCAGGTAGGCCAGGTTATGAACCACCCCTCCGCAGTCCGTATCATAAAACATGACTTCATCTTCCGTGTGAAACATCAGCTCCGGATTCATGATGGCCATTGTAGGAAGGAAACGGGCGCGCTGAAAGGAAATTCCGGTTCAGCCATGCCATGCGTGATGCGTCCGCGCCAGCGTGAACACGCACACGGAGGCCGCCCCGGCCCGGAGCAGCAGCTGCGCGCAGGCCTCCGCCGTAGCCCCGGTGGTAAGAACGTCATCCACCAGCAGCACATCCCTTCCCGCAACAGGGCGGCGTTTTATCCTTTTTTCATCCGCATCATAGATTTTCCGGGCGTGCCGGAGGCGCTGCTCCCGCGCCAGGCTGGCCTGGGGCATCCGGTCCGGCAGGCGTTTCAGCACTCCGGCGCAGGGCCAGCGGAGCTCCCTGCCCAGCAGAACCGCCAGTTCCCGCGCCTGGTTGTATCCCCTGCGGACGAGCTTGCGGCGGTGCATGGGCACCGGGACAAGCAGGCGTTTTTTTCCGCCGAACCAGTGGGGATTTCCGCGCATGGCATCCGCCATCATCCCGGCGAAGGTTCCGGCCAGATGCACGGCCCCGGCATACTTGAAAGCGAGGAGAAGGTCTCTCAAGGCCCCTTCATTCACATAGGCGGCGCGGGCTTCCTGAAAGGACGGCGCGGCTTCCGCACAGCGGCGGCACAGGCCGGACGGGATGAAGGAGCCCTCCGCGGGTTCCCCGCAAACGGAACAGAACGGAGGCTCCACGGGAACGAAGCTCCCACGGCATTCCGGGCAGACGTGGCAGCCGTCCAGGCCGCCGCGCCCGCACAGCTCGCAAACGAAGGGATACACCCAGGAGAGCCATTCCCTGAACACTGCTCCCAGCATGTCCGGCGCGGCAGAAATGGAAATGCGGCCTACCGGCCGTCCTCCCCGTCAGGGGAGCCGAGTTCCTCCTCTTCCGGCATGTCTTCCAGAAGCTTGTCAATGGCCTCGATAAAGCGCCACGGGCAGCGCTTGCGCTGGTACTTGCGCCAGAGCACGTCCCGCAGGGTCACCCAGCGTTCACGCGTGAATTCCACGTGCTCCCATTCCACATCGTCACGTTCCGCACGGCCCACCTTGGGAGCGCATTCCAGCTTCCATTTGTTGGCGTGGTGGCATGCCCTGTATACCAGGGTGCCCTCTTCCGTGCGTTCTTTCCACGTGTGAACTTCCATGGGGGCGAGTGTAAGGCAGAACCGCCCCGGGTAAAGAGGAATTTTTGCTAGTCATCCGCCCTTGCGCGATTAGTATGGCTCTGTCATGAACGACACTGAAATGATCGAATGCCGCGAGCCTGCCCTTCAAATGCAGCGCCTCATCGCCATCATGAAACGCCTGCGCGCCCCCCAGGGCTGCCCCTGGGACGCGGAACAGACCCACCGCTCCCTAATCACCAACATGATTGAGGAGGCCTACGAGGTGGTGGACACCATCCAGCGGGACGATTGGGAGCAGATGAAGGAGGAGCTGGGCGACGTTTTGCTTCAAGTGGTTTTTCATGCGGAGATCGCCCGGGAGGCGGGGCGGTTCAATTTCAATGACGTGGCCGCGGAAGTGAGTGAAAAGCTCGTGCGCCGCCATCCCCATGTGTTTGCCCAGTCCACGGCGGATACGACGGACGCCGTGCTGACCCAGTGGGACAAGATCAAGCGCCAGGAGAAAGGCACGGAGTCCACCCCGTACCTGCACGGAACGGGCAAGGGCCTGCCGCCCATGCTCCGCGCGTGGAAGCTCCAGAAGAAAGCCGCCAAAGCCGGGTTCGACTGGCCGGACGCCCAGGGCGCCCTGGACAAGGTGAAGGAAGAAACCGCGGAGTGTGAGGAAATCCTGCCCGCCGCGGAGGAAGACCCGCGCGTCACGGAGGAGCTGGGGGACCTGCTTTTTTCCGTGGTCAACCTGTGCCGCAAGAAGGGCATTGACCCGGAAGCGGCCATGGCGGGAGCCAATAAGAAGTTTGAGCAGCGTTTCAATGAGATGGAGCGCCTGCTTGCCAGGGACGGCATGTCCCTGGAGGAAGCAGGGCTGGACGCCATGGAGGAACGCTGGCAGCAGGCGAAGTCCTCCCGGTAAAAGACGCCCCTGTTCCGAGCCGGGCCTTGTCCGTGCCTTCCGTTCTTACCTGTTCCGGCGCCGAACGCATCATCAGGCGTACGGCGCCGGAATGTTTTAACGTGCATTTCCGTTCCTGCGGCGGCGCAGCAGCAGCGCGCCCAGCCCCAGCAGGCCAAGCACGGCCGTTCCCGGTTCGGGAACAGGACGCACCAGCGACACCACGCCGTCCTTCATCCAGGAATCCCCGTTTTCCAGCAGGAATCCGGCGTTTTTCAGGGCGGCGTCATAAAGGACGGAGGCCAGGGAGGCGTCCCCGCTGAACGTATTGGTCACGGAGCCGTCGTAAAGGACAAAGTGGATGGTGGTCACGCTGGAATCCACCAGTTGCGCGATCAGGGCGGCGGAACATTCCGTGAGCATCAGGTTCACGCCCCCGCAGAAGTCCACGGACGCGTTTCCGGCCCCGGTAATCAGCGCGTTGGTCGTCCACGTGCCGGGGTCCGTCATGGAGAAGTTGCCGTCCGCATAGCTGATGTTCAGGTTCGGCACAGCCGGGGACGTGGAGACGGGGGAAACGGCCAGGGAGGAAAGTTCCCCCAGCCTGATGCCGGAATCCGCCGCGTGAATGAGCATGTCTTCCACACGGGCCTCCTGCCCTGCGGCCACCTCCAGCACGGAGCCGGAGAATTCCGTATGGGCCAGCGCCGCTCCGGTCCTGACGTTCACATTGACCCCGTTGAACTGCGCGCGGTCCGCGGCGCTTGCCCCCTTCACAATTCCGGTTCCGGCAGAAGAACCGAAGGAAGCGCGCTCCACCGTGGAGGAGGAAGCCCCGGCACGCGCCGTCACCGCCACGGAAATGTCAGACAGTGAGAAGGAGTTCAGCGTGTTGACGGAGGCGCCCGCGCCCGCCAGCTTCACGGAGCTGGCGTAAGAGACCGTTCCCGCCTTCACATCCAGCCTGGAATTCGCCCCCAGAAGCTCCACGCTTGCCTTCTCATTGAGCGCCCCCGCATGGGCCAGCTCCAGCGCGGCGTGGTCCGTCACCCGGTAGGCGCCGTCCCAGGTATTGGCCCCTCCCAGCACCACGCGGCCGTTTTTGCCGGCGTTGTCATTTTTAATGATGATGGTTCCGGAGGTTTCGCCGGGCTTGATGACTCCGTTAAGCGTCATGACATGGCTGTCACCGGAGGCCGCCATGGCGTCCGGATCGTACCCGGTCGTGTCCAGCACAAAGGCCTTGCCTCCGGCGTCCACCACCATTTCATAATCATTGTCCCAGTCCGCATCCAGCATGCCCAGCACGCCGCCGCCGTTCAGGAGAATCGTGTTGCCGGTTTTCTGCACGCCGTCTTCCGTATAGGGCGTTCCGGACAAGGTGCCGAAGCCGGAACCCAGGCGCAGAACGCCGCCGTCATTGACCTGCACGTCATAATCATACAGCGCCTGCCATTCGTCCCTGCCCACCACCAGGTTGCCATCCTGCCCCATGTTCAGTTCTCCAACCAGGAAGAGGGAGTTCTCCACCTTCAGGGAACCGGCGTCAATGGTCAGGAAAGCCAGGCGCGCGTTCCCCGCCGTCTGGGAAAAGACGCCCGTTTTCACCAGGCCGATGTAGCCGGAGTCATATTTTTTGCCCGTGTCGTACATGTCAATGTACTGCCCAAATCCCAGATTGCCGTGATAAACACGGTCTGACGTGTCCACCGCCAGCAGGAGGGCGGTGGCGGAATCCCGCCCTGCGGAGGCTTCCGTAGTAACGCAGGAGGCTTCATCA
This DNA window, taken from Akkermansia muciniphila, encodes the following:
- a CDS encoding sulfatase-like hydrolase/transferase; this translates as MTPFLRLLPAVFFWMCSLSMGAPGGSRPNIILIYADDLGMGMLGCYGQQIVKTPNIDRLARQGVMFTRCYSSQYCCPARASLLMGVHDSHSGSYTQTAGGLVTRAEKEGWSNADLEEKAAQASPIKPSPGEVFLPELLKKAGYVTAQFGKLDWGFNTWHAELKRHGWDHYAGYMDHQRAHGFYPTFLWKNGERLPLEGNTRPDAGITAENYSAGATEKRRGNRDGKTTYAPDAMLRETLEFMEKNRNRPMFIFFSTNLPHGPVDIPPAENTYAGHPEIRKAYADASGPNRECAGAAEEYASMVGKLDKQVGAIVAQVRRLGLEKRTMIIFASDNGHELYYRTDKSRGRGLNCHGGVLDGTGEVLDVFRGSRGRTSPDGSMVNMAGLKWTNHEGGIRVPMIISWPGTVPAGKTCHALTANYDHMAAFAELAGVPMPARKDAVSYGKSLFGKQAAPRSHVVVDRTIITGDGWKLTNQRGKWLLFQISADPEERRNLAETHTERLRQLQAIYRREVGSPRKDK
- a CDS encoding transcription antitermination factor NusB produces the protein MNKKKPSSRQTALNCLMRWHEGHSFAETLVDRECSRAQLSPADRHLVQALVFGVLRNRTWLDHVIDSLRQGRLDLEMRLILQIGLCQLFLLGMADHAAVYETVNLAPSRLRGLVNAILRNALRREKAILAEREKLPLPVLYSTPAWLVERWTQQTDRETTRDLLRWNNTTPRLYVRANPLIPMNGIPASLAPLDRAPGWFSVEGPLPLEDIQAGSLYVADPSTRYAIDLLAPRAGEEILDACAAPGGKAAAIIAATGGKALLTATDLHEHRLPTLQENLDRQGSASVKTAQADWSQPCPPEWERHFDAVLLDVPCSNTGVIQRRVDVRWRVTPAEIRRLAALQKSILENASRAVKPGGRLVYSTCSIDAEEDGLLVRDFLRNHPEWTLKEEKLILPHQEKSDGAYAALLICA
- the tpiA gene encoding triose-phosphate isomerase; amino-acid sequence: MSRKPIIAANWKMNIGPAEGAQFIESFKNLIKGKDVACDAVIIPPFTTIPSVLNALGGCSCAAVGAQNVSQHDNGAYTGEISTSMLNELGLKYVVLGHSERRQYFGETDAIINAKIKKAIAAGITPIFCIGETKDERLGGILEPVLEIQIKGGLKDLTPEEVASLVIAYEPVWAIGTGLTATSKEAQEAHAFIRKVISDVFGADTAAKVRIQYGGSVKPENVVELMAQPDIDGALVGGASLKPDSFAALVTSAK
- a CDS encoding prepilin-type N-terminal cleavage/methylation domain-containing protein, translating into MKARSLTSRSKGFTLIEVLVVIAIIALLAGVSYSIYSHATETAARTRCTDNLRRISDWGKEFAGQNGGKLPSSGMKDSLLTARECRNWWDALAPIVNAEQPDLIARNDKEPNMLPDTFRCTGDKRPEILAAEDANLPASPDTISYTSWLDNRKGRPMNVARGQALRGKPWISDGIPIDGRSVITEQDFEEIVVPALERHQGGIMVLYADGKISAVEDPTFEKVTKDS
- a CDS encoding arylsulfatase is translated as MRSIPCFSILGCIALWLLTVAPSLADKPNIVLILADDMGWSDLGCYGSEIPTPALDSLARQGMLATRCYTASRCSPSRASIMTGCEPHKVDVGLLDDDSGRPGYRGRLNPDIPTLPELLKKAGYRTYLSGKWHLGKVRGTYPWDRGFDRYRGLLGGAADYYKPMPDRPFGEDGKLLKPEDLPEDFYMTDDITRTALAYLDDAAGSKKPFFLYVAYTAPHTPLQAPREEIEKMLPAYRGKSPHAIASKRLEKQKQIGIVPPSAKLGMAGKFNPAGYEKATAERKDNLAACMATYAAQISIMDRGIGRILASLDRHRLSGNTIVIFLSDNGATAEMPQNNRNKKTVLPIGPLGEAGCRDGYGPMWAAVSNTPYRQYKIETFDGGLSAPFIIRYPSKIRPGTRYHSPFLLQDIAPTCLTWATLPVPAHMDGKPLNAYWANPGKIPPARVWDYIPNTCPPRTIFWEHQRNRAALTNQFKLVAPNRGPWQVYDIRDRTEQKNLAPKHQPLIEQISARYNKWAAENHAE
- a CDS encoding thioesterase family protein gives rise to the protein MNPELMFHTEDEVMFYDTDCGGVVHNLAYLRMIEACRTKLGAKLGMDYKTMGGRQQFAVVVRHEINYVRPAVLGDTIVTTGWLQSVERASFWCDFEMRRASNNDLLVKAHQQLALVQMPQGRPTRIPAEWRARWQEYMES
- a CDS encoding ComF family protein, producing the protein MLGAVFREWLSWVYPFVCELCGRGGLDGCHVCPECRGSFVPVEPPFCSVCGEPAEGSFIPSGLCRRCAEAAPSFQEARAAYVNEGALRDLLLAFKYAGAVHLAGTFAGMMADAMRGNPHWFGGKKRLLVPVPMHRRKLVRRGYNQARELAVLLGRELRWPCAGVLKRLPDRMPQASLAREQRLRHARKIYDADEKRIKRRPVAGRDVLLVDDVLTTGATAEACAQLLLRAGAASVCVFTLARTHHAWHG